One genomic window of Tenacibaculum tangerinum includes the following:
- a CDS encoding choice-of-anchor B family protein codes for MKNVRMLFVIVGILLVASCSSSTSDSPVSDQDNDGIVDSKDNCPAIANPNQEDTDNDGIGDVCDTQTPTNKVPCENGMADVFPCNGYDLLLNLPVSTFNAVEVNDSWGWTDPTTNKEYAIVGLDNGTAFVDITDTDNPIYLGKLPTPTISSDWRDVKVYSNHAFIVADNNKGDTGHGMQVFDLTRLRNVSNPPATFTMDAHFTDFGKAHNIVINEESGYAYPVGTERANTYKGGPLFINIKDPKNPVNEGGWGTDNYSHDAQVVTYNGPDTDYTGKEILIGSNENEVVIVDITNKSNPATISKISYANVGYAHQGWFTENQHYFILGDESDEQEFGNNTRTIVFDFTDLDNPKQHFTYNGPTKAIDHNLYVNGTTLYLANYTAGARFINISNIEGKSIVETGYFDTHPENDGTSFNGAWNVYPYFKSGNILVSDINRGLFILKKQ; via the coding sequence ATGAAAAATGTTAGAATGCTATTTGTTATTGTTGGAATTTTACTTGTAGCTTCATGCTCTTCTTCTACTAGTGACAGTCCTGTAAGCGATCAAGACAACGATGGTATAGTCGACTCGAAAGATAATTGTCCCGCAATTGCCAACCCAAACCAAGAAGATACCGACAATGATGGTATTGGTGATGTATGTGATACTCAAACTCCTACCAATAAAGTTCCTTGCGAAAATGGTATGGCAGACGTCTTTCCTTGTAACGGTTACGATTTATTATTAAATCTTCCTGTTAGTACTTTTAATGCAGTAGAAGTAAATGATAGTTGGGGATGGACAGACCCAACGACAAACAAAGAATATGCGATTGTAGGTTTAGACAACGGTACAGCCTTTGTAGATATAACCGATACTGATAATCCTATTTATTTAGGAAAACTTCCTACTCCTACCATTAGTAGTGATTGGAGAGATGTAAAGGTATACAGCAATCATGCATTTATTGTTGCAGATAATAATAAAGGAGATACTGGTCATGGAATGCAAGTTTTCGATTTAACGAGGCTTCGCAATGTTTCGAACCCTCCTGCCACCTTTACGATGGATGCTCATTTTACCGATTTTGGTAAAGCTCATAACATTGTAATTAACGAAGAATCTGGTTATGCATACCCAGTAGGAACTGAAAGAGCAAACACCTACAAAGGAGGTCCTTTATTTATCAATATTAAAGACCCAAAAAACCCAGTAAATGAAGGCGGATGGGGAACAGATAATTACAGTCACGATGCACAAGTGGTTACTTACAATGGACCAGATACCGATTATACAGGCAAAGAAATTTTAATAGGAAGTAATGAAAACGAAGTCGTAATTGTTGATATTACCAATAAATCAAATCCTGCAACTATTTCTAAAATTTCGTATGCCAATGTAGGATATGCCCATCAGGGTTGGTTTACTGAAAATCAACACTATTTTATTCTGGGAGATGAATCGGATGAGCAAGAATTTGGCAATAATACTAGAACCATTGTTTTTGATTTTACAGATTTAGACAACCCTAAACAACATTTTACCTATAACGGACCTACCAAAGCAATCGACCATAACTTATATGTAAACGGAACTACTCTTTATTTAGCTAATTATACTGCAGGTGCTCGTTTTATCAATATTTCTAATATTGAAGGTAAAAGTATTGTCGAAACAGGATACTTCGATACCCATCCTGAAAATGACGGAACTAGTTTTAACGGTGCTTGGAACGTATACCCTTACTTTAAAAGTGGTAATATTTTGGTGAGCGATATTAATAGAGGCTTGTTTATACTAAAAAAACAGTAA
- a CDS encoding MbnP family protein: MSVKLQFSQSWDNSAIDNTDLESTEFENKYQNLTIIRLRYLISKITLTNSLDEIVASETYQLIDISNPESAMLSFPEKMPEGFYKLSFTFGFNDDDNKSGIYPDLNTADWNVPDIIGGGYHFMQLDGNFKDSNGKEQPYAFHVIRAYDTAKNVTEDTSINIETSPFQLKNDATIEIKMNVAGWFKNPNNWDLREKSVNLMVDFEAQKTMFENGKSGVFSLGTIDQ; this comes from the coding sequence ATTTCAGTAAAGCTACAATTTAGTCAAAGCTGGGATAACTCCGCTATCGATAACACTGATTTAGAAAGTACCGAATTCGAAAATAAATATCAGAACCTTACCATAATTAGACTACGCTATTTAATTTCTAAGATTACACTAACCAATAGCTTAGATGAAATTGTAGCATCAGAGACTTATCAACTAATAGATATTAGTAATCCTGAAAGTGCGATGCTTTCTTTTCCTGAAAAAATGCCTGAAGGATTTTACAAACTTTCCTTTACGTTTGGTTTTAATGATGATGATAATAAAAGTGGAATATACCCTGACTTAAACACTGCTGATTGGAATGTGCCCGATATTATAGGTGGAGGATACCATTTTATGCAACTAGACGGAAATTTTAAAGATAGTAATGGAAAAGAACAACCTTATGCTTTTCACGTTATTCGGGCCTATGATACTGCTAAAAATGTAACTGAAGACACTTCTATTAACATCGAAACTAGCCCTTTTCAATTAAAAAACGATGCCACTATTGAAATTAAAATGAATGTAGCTGGCTGGTTTAAAAATCCGAATAACTGGGATTTAAGAGAGAAAAGTGTTAATTTAATGGTAGATTTTGAAGCTCAAAAAACAATGTTTGAAAACGGAAAAAGTGGGGTGTTCAGTTTAGGTACCATCGACCAATAA
- a CDS encoding cytochrome-c peroxidase: protein MIKKELYTFLMLTFLISCSSKEEENAYTPIPANLEIPEIFQQKIIAPVIPTTNPLTEEGIALGKKLFFDPLLSKDNTQSCASCHDPKNAFTDTARFSEGVNGKFGKRNSMPLFNLAWNFDERFMWDGRELSIERQAFVPVRNPIEMHSDWKNVAKKLQEHTEYPTLFQQAFGTSKIDSTLVTKAIAQFERTLISGNSKFDQYLLGKVELTPEEQNGFNVFMDETRGDCFHCHGSNNNPLWTNNKFHNNGLDETFTDMGLGAVTGDPNDNGKFKTPSLRNLKFTAPYMHDGRFATLDEVINHYSEGLKKSSTIDPLMKKVNQGGVQLSEKDKAALKAFLLSLTDNSFVNNPNFQQ, encoded by the coding sequence ATGATAAAAAAAGAACTATATACTTTTTTAATGCTGACTTTTTTAATCAGCTGTTCTTCAAAAGAAGAAGAGAACGCCTATACACCTATTCCAGCGAATTTAGAAATTCCTGAGATATTTCAACAAAAAATAATAGCTCCTGTTATACCAACCACCAATCCTTTAACAGAAGAAGGCATTGCCTTAGGCAAAAAGTTATTTTTCGACCCACTTTTATCAAAAGACAATACCCAATCTTGCGCTAGTTGTCACGACCCTAAAAATGCTTTTACCGATACTGCTCGTTTTAGTGAAGGCGTCAATGGCAAATTCGGAAAACGAAATTCGATGCCACTGTTTAATTTAGCGTGGAATTTTGACGAGCGATTTATGTGGGATGGTAGAGAACTCAGCATCGAGCGTCAAGCATTTGTCCCTGTTCGCAATCCAATTGAAATGCACAGCGATTGGAAAAATGTAGCGAAAAAACTACAAGAGCATACCGAATATCCAACACTTTTTCAGCAAGCTTTCGGAACTTCTAAAATAGACTCTACCTTGGTTACCAAAGCCATTGCTCAGTTTGAAAGGACTTTAATTTCAGGAAACTCAAAATTTGACCAATACCTCTTGGGAAAAGTTGAATTAACCCCAGAAGAACAAAACGGATTTAATGTTTTTATGGACGAAACTAGAGGCGACTGTTTTCACTGTCACGGAAGTAACAACAATCCTTTATGGACAAATAATAAATTCCATAACAACGGTTTAGATGAAACTTTTACTGATATGGGTTTAGGTGCCGTTACTGGCGACCCTAACGACAACGGAAAATTTAAAACCCCTTCTTTACGAAATTTAAAATTCACTGCTCCATACATGCACGATGGCCGATTTGCCACCTTAGATGAAGTAATAAACCATTATTCTGAAGGATTAAAAAAGTCTTCAACCATCGACCCGCTAATGAAAAAAGTCAATCAAGGAGGTGTGCAACTTTCTGAAAAAGACAAAGCAGCTTTAAAAGCTTTTCTTCTAAGTCTTACCGACAATAGTTTTGTAAACAATCCTAATTTCCAACAATAA
- a CDS encoding HesB/IscA family protein encodes MIKVSDTAKKKVIELMTDDGFDTTTDFVRVGVKSGGCSGLSYELTFDKTQQENDKVFEDNDVKIVVDKKSFLYLVGTTLEYSGGLNGKGFVFNNPNANRTCGCGESFSL; translated from the coding sequence ATGATAAAAGTTTCAGATACAGCAAAAAAGAAAGTCATTGAATTAATGACCGATGACGGATTTGATACTACAACCGACTTTGTTCGTGTTGGCGTGAAAAGCGGCGGTTGTTCAGGATTATCATACGAATTGACTTTTGACAAAACCCAACAAGAAAACGATAAAGTTTTTGAAGATAACGATGTGAAAATTGTGGTTGACAAAAAAAGTTTTTTATACTTAGTCGGAACAACTTTAGAGTATTCTGGAGGTTTAAACGGAAAAGGATTTGTATTTAACAACCCGAATGCTAACAGAACTTGTGGTTGCGGAGAGAGTTTTTCTCTTTAG
- a CDS encoding four helix bundle protein produces MGKFSSFEEIISWQKARELNVDIYKITNSCDLFLKDYGLRDQIRRASISISSNIAEGFERQTTKEFIRFLYIAKASAGEVRSQLYVAFDINYIAKNEFEQLKIKVNEVSKLISGLLKYLQSTL; encoded by the coding sequence ATGGGAAAGTTTAGTTCTTTTGAAGAGATTATTTCTTGGCAAAAAGCAAGAGAATTAAACGTTGACATTTATAAAATAACTAATTCTTGCGATTTATTTTTGAAAGATTATGGATTACGGGATCAAATAAGAAGAGCGAGTATATCTATTTCTTCTAATATCGCAGAAGGGTTTGAAAGACAAACAACAAAGGAATTTATTCGTTTTTTATATATCGCAAAAGCATCAGCAGGAGAAGTTCGATCTCAGCTATATGTAGCTTTTGATATCAATTACATAGCTAAAAACGAATTTGAACAATTAAAAATAAAAGTAAATGAGGTTTCAAAATTGATTAGTGGATTGTTAAAATACCTACAGTCAACTTTGTAA
- the sufB gene encoding Fe-S cluster assembly protein SufB: protein MKYTEDDLREELKTKEYEYGFYTDIESDKFPNGINEDVVRAISKKKNEPEWMTEWRLEAFRIWEKMEEPEWANVTYKKPSFQDISYYSAPKKKPKLNSLDEVDPDLLETFEKLGISLEEQKRLANVAVDIVMDSVSVATTFKETLAEKGIIFMPISEAIQEHPELVKKYIGSVVPPTDNFYAALNSAVFSDGSFCYIPKGVRCPMELSTYFRINEGGTGQFERTLVVADESSYVSYLEGCTAPQRDENQLHAAVVELIALDDAEIKYSTVQNWFPGDSEGKGGVFNFVTKRGLCETNAKISWTQVETGSAITWKYPSCILKGNNSVGEFYSIAVTNNHQQADTGTKMIHLGKNTKSTIISKGISAGKSQNSYRGLVQVNSRAENARNFSQCDSLLMGNECGAHTFPYIETKNKSAQIEHEATTSKIGEDQLFYCNQRGIDTEKAIALIVNGFSKEVLNKLPMEFAVEAQKLLEISLEGSVG from the coding sequence ATGAAGTACACCGAAGACGATTTAAGAGAAGAGTTAAAAACCAAAGAGTACGAGTATGGTTTTTATACCGATATTGAAAGTGACAAGTTTCCTAATGGTATAAACGAAGATGTCGTTCGTGCCATTTCTAAAAAGAAAAACGAACCAGAATGGATGACTGAATGGCGTTTAGAAGCTTTTAGAATTTGGGAAAAAATGGAAGAGCCAGAATGGGCGAACGTTACCTATAAAAAACCTAGTTTTCAAGATATTTCTTACTACTCAGCTCCTAAAAAGAAACCTAAATTAAATAGTTTAGATGAGGTTGATCCTGATTTACTAGAAACTTTTGAAAAGTTAGGAATCTCTTTAGAAGAACAAAAAAGACTAGCAAATGTAGCCGTTGATATTGTGATGGATTCTGTGTCAGTCGCTACTACCTTTAAAGAAACACTGGCAGAAAAAGGAATTATTTTTATGCCTATCTCTGAGGCCATTCAAGAGCACCCAGAATTGGTAAAAAAATATATTGGTTCGGTGGTACCACCGACCGACAATTTTTATGCTGCCTTAAACTCTGCTGTATTCTCAGACGGATCTTTCTGTTACATTCCAAAAGGCGTTCGTTGCCCTATGGAATTATCTACCTACTTCCGTATCAATGAAGGAGGTACAGGTCAGTTTGAACGTACTTTGGTAGTTGCTGACGAAAGCAGTTATGTTTCGTATTTAGAAGGATGTACTGCCCCACAACGTGACGAAAATCAACTACACGCAGCGGTGGTTGAATTAATTGCTTTAGACGATGCTGAAATAAAATATTCAACCGTTCAAAACTGGTTCCCTGGTGATTCAGAAGGCAAAGGGGGCGTTTTTAATTTTGTTACCAAAAGAGGATTGTGCGAAACCAATGCTAAAATTTCTTGGACACAAGTAGAAACAGGGTCTGCAATTACATGGAAATACCCGAGTTGCATTTTAAAAGGAAACAATTCTGTTGGTGAGTTTTATTCAATTGCAGTTACCAACAACCACCAGCAAGCAGACACAGGTACTAAGATGATTCACTTAGGAAAAAACACCAAGTCAACTATTATTTCTAAAGGAATTTCTGCTGGTAAATCACAAAATAGTTACCGTGGTTTAGTACAGGTTAATTCTAGAGCAGAAAATGCACGTAATTTCTCACAATGCGATTCATTATTAATGGGAAATGAGTGCGGTGCACATACGTTCCCTTATATAGAAACCAAAAATAAATCAGCTCAAATCGAGCACGAAGCGACTACAAGTAAAATTGGTGAAGATCAATTGTTTTATTGTAACCAACGTGGTATAGATACCGAAAAAGCCATCGCACTAATTGTAAACGGATTTAGTAAAGAAGTATTAAATAAGTTACCCATGGAATTTGCTGTAGAAGCTCAAAAACTACTAGAAATAAGTTTGGAAGGAAGCGTAGGTTAA
- the sufC gene encoding Fe-S cluster assembly ATPase SufC: protein MLKIENLHAQIENKDILKGINLEVKAGEVHAIMGPNGAGKSTLSSVIAGNENYEMTSGSIELDGEDISELSPEERAHAGVFLSFQYPVEIPGVTVTNFIKTAINETRKAKGLEEMPAKDMLKKIREKSALLEIDRKFLSRSLNEGFSGGEKKRNEIFQLAMLEPKLAILDETDSGLDIDALRIVANGVNKLKTKENAVVVITHYQRLLEYIVPDYVHVLHDGKIVKTGDASLALELEEKGYDWIKEEVNS, encoded by the coding sequence ATGTTAAAAATAGAAAATTTACACGCACAGATAGAAAATAAAGATATTCTTAAAGGAATTAACTTAGAAGTAAAAGCAGGAGAGGTTCACGCAATTATGGGCCCGAACGGTGCAGGTAAAAGTACCTTATCATCTGTAATTGCTGGTAACGAAAATTATGAAATGACTTCTGGTTCTATTGAGTTAGACGGTGAAGATATTAGCGAATTATCTCCAGAAGAAAGAGCGCATGCAGGAGTATTTTTATCGTTTCAATACCCAGTAGAAATCCCTGGTGTTACAGTTACCAACTTTATTAAAACGGCTATTAACGAAACTCGAAAAGCAAAAGGCTTAGAAGAAATGCCAGCCAAAGATATGCTTAAGAAAATTCGTGAAAAATCAGCATTATTAGAAATTGATCGTAAATTCTTATCACGCTCGCTAAACGAAGGATTTTCTGGTGGAGAAAAAAAACGTAACGAAATTTTTCAATTGGCTATGTTAGAACCTAAACTAGCTATTTTAGATGAAACAGATTCTGGTTTAGATATTGACGCTTTACGCATTGTTGCCAACGGAGTTAATAAGTTAAAAACGAAAGAAAATGCCGTGGTAGTTATTACCCACTACCAACGTTTATTAGAATATATTGTTCCTGATTATGTACACGTTTTACACGATGGAAAAATCGTTAAAACCGGTGATGCTTCTCTTGCTTTAGAGCTAGAAGAAAAAGGGTACGATTGGATAAAAGAAGAGGTAAATAGTTAG
- the sufD gene encoding Fe-S cluster assembly protein SufD, translating into MELREKILSSYVAFEDSVNINSDLHDIRAKAFQNFEKLGFPTKKLEAWKYTSLNSVLKEDYSIFPDRDVSVAFADVKKYFIHEIDSYKIVFIDGKYSSFLSTTTHDGKDVCLLSAAFSKDKYKPLIEKYFNKIAKQDNLTSLNTAFATEGAYIHIPKNIEVEKPIQIINFTTGKEHATMLQPRNLIVVEQNAHVQIIERHQNLSNNAVLTNSVTEIYADTHATVDYYKIQNDTNEASLVDNTYIEQQKESTCSVHTFSFGGNITRNNLNFYQKGEHINSILKGITIIEGKQHVDHHTLVNHIEPNCESHQDYKGIYADRSTGVFNGKVIVEKEAQKTNAYQQNNNILISDKATINAKPQLEIFADDVKCSHGCTIGQLDDQALFYMQQRGIPKKEAKALLMYAFANTVLESVKIPEVTKRITKLIANKLGVNIGFEL; encoded by the coding sequence ATGGAGTTGAGAGAAAAAATATTATCATCATACGTAGCTTTTGAAGACAGTGTAAACATCAATTCAGATTTACATGACATAAGAGCAAAAGCCTTCCAAAATTTTGAAAAACTAGGCTTTCCAACAAAAAAACTAGAAGCTTGGAAATACACTTCTTTAAATTCAGTTTTAAAAGAAGATTACAGCATCTTTCCAGACAGAGATGTTTCTGTGGCATTTGCTGACGTAAAGAAGTATTTCATTCACGAAATAGACAGTTATAAAATTGTATTTATTGACGGAAAATACAGCTCTTTTTTATCAACAACTACGCATGATGGAAAAGACGTTTGTTTACTATCTGCTGCCTTTTCAAAAGACAAATACAAGCCTCTTATTGAAAAATATTTTAATAAAATTGCCAAGCAAGATAATTTAACCTCACTGAATACTGCTTTTGCTACCGAAGGAGCATATATTCACATCCCTAAAAATATCGAGGTTGAAAAACCTATTCAGATAATTAATTTCACTACAGGTAAAGAGCATGCCACCATGTTACAACCTCGTAACTTAATTGTTGTAGAACAAAATGCACATGTTCAAATTATAGAACGTCACCAAAATCTTAGTAATAATGCTGTATTAACAAATTCGGTAACCGAAATTTACGCTGATACTCATGCTACCGTAGATTATTATAAGATTCAAAATGACACTAATGAAGCTTCTTTGGTTGACAATACCTATATTGAGCAACAAAAAGAAAGTACTTGTTCTGTACATACGTTTTCTTTTGGTGGAAATATTACCCGAAACAACCTAAACTTCTACCAAAAAGGAGAACACATTAATTCTATCTTAAAAGGAATTACCATTATTGAAGGAAAACAACATGTTGACCATCATACTCTAGTAAATCATATAGAGCCTAACTGTGAAAGTCACCAAGACTACAAAGGCATTTATGCCGATCGTTCTACAGGAGTATTTAACGGTAAAGTTATTGTTGAAAAAGAAGCACAGAAAACCAATGCATACCAACAAAACAACAATATTTTAATAAGCGACAAAGCAACCATTAATGCAAAACCTCAATTAGAAATTTTTGCTGATGATGTAAAATGCTCTCATGGTTGTACCATTGGTCAGTTAGACGATCAAGCATTGTTTTATATGCAACAAAGGGGTATTCCTAAAAAAGAGGCCAAAGCTTTATTAATGTATGCATTTGCAAATACCGTTTTAGAAAGTGTTAAAATTCCTGAAGTAACCAAAAGAATTACCAAATTAATTGCCAATAAATTAGGTGTAAATATAGGTTTTGAATTATAA
- a CDS encoding DUF547 domain-containing protein: MRKTIILTFLLLFVSIQSQAQTDVYNALLKTYVDSEGNIDYKGLRKNRAVLDIYIKHLENTIPSNKWSSNQAKAFWINAYNAYTIKLIVDSYPLKKITDIKRKGRNAWKIPFASVGKKLYSLDYIEHKILRRWHDDPRIHAALNAASKSGPRFPNFAFTEKNIEDSLEKLMKSFINDPSKNKISLTKLEVSKVFQWYQEDFTVQNTLVDYINKYSDIKANDNAEIIYLEYDWNLNTK, translated from the coding sequence ATGCGAAAAACAATTATCCTAACTTTTTTACTTCTTTTTGTAAGTATACAATCCCAAGCACAAACCGATGTGTATAATGCGCTGCTTAAAACGTATGTTGACTCCGAAGGAAACATAGATTATAAAGGATTAAGAAAAAATCGCGCTGTTCTAGATATTTACATTAAACACTTAGAAAATACCATACCAAGCAATAAATGGTCGTCTAACCAAGCGAAAGCTTTTTGGATTAATGCCTACAATGCCTACACTATTAAATTAATTGTAGATAGTTATCCCTTAAAAAAGATTACCGATATAAAACGTAAAGGAAGAAATGCTTGGAAAATTCCTTTTGCTTCGGTTGGTAAAAAACTATATTCGTTAGATTATATTGAACACAAGATACTTCGTAGATGGCATGACGATCCAAGAATTCATGCAGCCTTAAATGCAGCCTCTAAATCTGGTCCTCGTTTCCCCAACTTTGCGTTTACTGAAAAAAATATAGAAGATAGTTTAGAAAAGCTGATGAAAAGTTTTATCAACGACCCAAGCAAAAATAAAATTTCTTTAACAAAGTTGGAAGTTTCAAAGGTGTTTCAGTGGTATCAAGAAGATTTTACGGTTCAAAATACTTTGGTAGATTATATTAACAAGTACTCAGATATTAAAGCTAATGACAATGCTGAAATTATTTACTTAGAGTACGATTGGAATTTGAATACCAAATAA